From Brassica oleracea var. oleracea cultivar TO1000 chromosome C3, BOL, whole genome shotgun sequence, a single genomic window includes:
- the LOC106329084 gene encoding serine acetyltransferase 2, whose translation MDGDELPFEMGIAVYAKGTNKLEFDPVLLDSGYDPIWDAIREEAKLEAEKEPILSSFLYAGILAHECLEQALGFVLANRLQNPTLLATQLLDIFNGVMMHDKGLQRSIRHDIQAFKDRDPACLSYSSAILHLKGYHALQAYRVAHKLWNQGRTLLALALQSRISEVFGIDIHPAAKIGEGILLDHGTGVVIGETAVISNHVSILHGVTLGGTGKETGDRHPKIGEGALLGACVTVLGNISIGVGAMVAAGSLVLKDVPPHSVVAGNPAKLIRVIDEQDPSLAMKHDATKEFFRHVADGYKAAIPNGAVSSGDAENGHTNSAT comes from the exons TACGCTAAGGGAACGAATAAGTTGGAATTTGACCCGGTTTTGCTGGATTCTGGTTACGATCCTATCTGGGATGCTATTAGAGAAGAAGCTAAGCTTGAG GCAGAGAAGGAGCCTATTTTGAGCAGCTTCTTGTATGCTGGCATCTTAGCACATGAATGTTTAGAGCAAGCTTTAGGGTTCGTCCTAGCCAACCGTCTCCAAAACCCAACCTTGTTGGCAACTCAACTCTTGGATATATTTAATGGTGTCATGATGCATGACAAAGGCCTTCAGAGATCGATTCGCCATGACATTCAG GCATTTAAAGACCGGGACCCTGCTTGTCTCTCTTATAGCTCTGCTATTTTACATTTGAAG GGCTATCATGCGTTGCAAGCTTACAGGGTTGCACATAAGTTATGGAACCAAGGCCGGACACTATTAGCTCTTGCCTTGCAAAGCCGAATTAGCGAG GTTTTCGGAATTGACATACATCCAG CGGCAAAAATTGGGGAGGGTATATTGTTGGATCATGGAACAGGAGTGGTCATAGGTGAGACCGCTGTGATAAGCAACCATGTCTCCATCTTGCAT GGTGTGACTTTAGGAGGAACCGGGAAGGAAACTGGCGACCGTCATCCAAAAATAGGTGAAGGTGCATTGCTTGGAGCCTGTGTGACTGTACTTGGAAACATAAGCATAGGTGTTGGGGCAATGGTAGCTGCAGGTTCACTTGTGTTAAAGGACGTTCCGCCTCATAG TGTGGTGGCTGGAAACCCTGCTAAACTGATCAGGGTCATTGATGAGCAAGACCCGTCTCTGGCAATGAAACATG ATGCTACTAAAGAGTTCTTTCGACATGTTGCTGATGGTTACAAAGCGGCAATACCCAACG GAGCAGTTTCATCAGGAGATGCAGAGAACGGACACACCAACAGCGCAACATGA